TGATAATAGAATTGATTGGTTAGAATGATGGATTTTCCCAAATAGGATTATGATGGATTTAATTAACAAGGTGATGAAATATAGGTGTCTAAATGTTGCCCTTGTTCAAAGGGTGCCACATATAAAAGAAGTGGTGGATTTGTAAATAATGTAGAATAAGAAATATTTAATGTCACCGAGTGTTGGTCCAAAGCACAAGGAAGAATAAAAGAGATGGATGaacacttgaaataaaataaaagaacatggGACTAAATAGATGGGTGGGACTCAAAGGATGGGACAGAAAGAATGTTATTTATCAATAGTTATAAATAAGAATAAATGCAGAGTGTTAATAATGTCATGATAAAATTTGTGATGCTCACAGTACATTTTTAAAATTTGAGCAACCTAATTCAATGTATCATGTAAAAGGATGCACCATCATATGGTAGACATTGATAACATATTTTTGATATGAAGTACAAGAAAAATATCTAAGTAGGAAAGTAGTAGGATGGAGCATGATATGGTAGGCCATGATGACATAATTTCCATAGAATTTTAAAGGAGTGACATAAAAATAGAGGCAAATAAAAAGGtataattatttaagaaaaattacaaaaacacaaataaattgaaagaaaaataaaaaagaaattataaTTATCCTTTACTAAGTCAAAATCTAAGAAACATTCATATTCATAGTTTTAATTATCCCCAAACAATTATTGATGTGACGAGGTTGGATTTAGAAAGATAAATCCTATCAGAAACCAAGTTAAGATATGAATATCTAATTAATTTACATGTTATTCTAAAATCGACTGGTTGCAAAGCATGTACATATAATCCTGTACGTCAATCTAAGGTAGTATAGTTATCTTAAATACATATATCTAAAACAAATGTGGGAGATATAAAATTTGCAACTATTTTATTcacttaaaatttattttattttattctaaaaaTAATTTATCATGGCactaacaaaaaaatttaaattggagGTTCTCCTTGGTGCCTAAAATTGTGTGAGTGATAGGAAATTAAGGTGTTATATTTTTGTTGTTTGAAGTTATTTGATATGGATAGGATTACATAGATATGCTAAAACCTAATTATTATGCAAATGGTCCTCTTCTTGCATTGCAGTCTGCTCATTCCACATGGGTGATCATTCTTGTGGGGACATTATGGTTGGAAATAGAGGTTCAACATAAGGTTGTACCCCTGGCTCAATAAATTTTGGCTTTTACATTAGTTGGTTCAGTATAGGGCTTGTCACATAGGGAGTTTTTGTTTCCCCTTATTTCCTCATGTTTTTGTTGTTGGCCTATAAAGGGGTTCATGAGGCTCCTTATTGTAGAGTAAGTAAATGGGATTCATTAGTCTAATTATCTAAACTAGGAATCACAAACCATTTACACTAGCAATACATTGAGGAATAAATCAAAACTATATATAGGGCATTTTGTGCCCGCCAAATAGCTTGCATTAAAAAAGGGTAAGAGGATTAGTTGACCCACGATTTAGGCCCACATTTTCTAGTTTTTCTACCTTTTGCATGTTATGAGATAAAGTGACACTTTTTCATGGTGGTTAGGCTTCACACAAACATATTTTGAATATTCCATGACCATTTGACCACCTTTTTGTCGATTGCACAACGTAAGACAAATAGTTGAGGttttttagatcattttttattCGATGAGGTAATATTCTTAGTTTTTGAGAATTCAAATGTTTATTATGTATGTTTCCTTTAAATTTGATAATCTAGACTTgttcttttcaatgttttcaagTTAATTCTATTAGACTTTGTGAGATGGTGGAAATTAGGGTGTTACCATTTAGGTTGATAAAGCCACTAATTTTGCCTAACGACCAAACATTAAGAGAACAAAATTAAacttgattgatccaatcctaaaaggaCTTGATTCAAAACAAGTTAATTCTCCCCTTGTTAGAGttgaaaactaaatttgaattACAGTTGAATttcaatgctagatctaggacaaacaatgagagattgacataaaataacagtgacaaaatattacaaatatcatgCAAAGCTTAAATCTAGATATGAGGAATGAATTTCTCCTTTCGGATTCATTCTTCCTTGTCTTAGTGAGTTTCAGTGGCTTAGTCTAAACCTAATGGCTTACCCCTTTGTTAGGGTttcataattaatattatatttgatgCATTACAAACCAATCACTAAGCTGCATTATATATGCTTGCAAATGACATACTAAGTAGCAGGGCTAGGTTGGATTATCTTATCCATATGGATtgctaaatataaataatattatatttgagcTAGGTTGGATTAGTTTGAAGCTTGCCAAGTCAATACGATCGGACTACGAACAAGTTGTCTTCCACCCTCAATGCAAGTCCAACTTATCTCTCCAAAGCCATTTTGGTCTCCCTCGGAAGGAGATGGAGTCCTTATATTGCTTTCAAATTTCACTATGTAGGTGGCTTTATCGTACAGATTTCTGAACACGAACGTCTGGGGCTCCACAGTGATGCTGACACCAGGAGGGCTCTTCACACTCGCTCTGTATACTACATTACCCTTTGCAACTGCACCCACATTCGTCACTGTTCTTCTGCTCACTTGAGCCGAATTGTTGCCCGGCTTAAACACAACAGAAAACGAAGGGTAATTGAGATCTCCAGCTTCGAAACTGGACTTGGGACACGAGATCAGTCTCTTGGTGAGAAGAGCAATTTGTTTCTTGGTGTAGTTAAGAGAGCATAGAAAGTCTATATAATCTTGCGGTGCCATGTCGTAGACAAGGCCAGGATCCATTGCAGATCTTGGGTCCACGTGGCCTGAGCCCATAGCAAATGGGTTGGCTGCCTCCATGGTTACTGAATCTCTGATCTCCTGCTTTCTATTATCCACAATGTAGGAAGACGTCATGAGAGCAGATTTGATGGCGGCGGGGCTCCAGGTGGGATGGATGGCTTTTATGAGCGCTGCAATGCCGCTGACATGAGGACACGCCATTGAGGTCCCCGAATCTAAAATGTAGTCCACACTTCCAGCGTATGCTGCCAATATGTTGACACCAGGAGCAATCATATCAGGCTTGAGAACAGAAGGATATGCTTCGCTCGGCCCCCTCGATGAAAAAGCAGCCACTATGGGAGCGGCCGTTGCGTTTCCCACAATAGTCAATCCAGTGAGACGCATGGCGGCCGTGGCAGTACTAGTATTCGATGTGCTGTTGATGTAGGATTTTATTTTTTCCCCAGCTTTGAAACTTAAGCTGATAGCGGGAAATTTAAAAGTGTAGGAAAACTGCTGCTGTGCTCCAAGGAGCTCTTCATTGGCCACAATCATTCCTGCACCGCCTGCTCTAGCTACTTCATTGGCCTTCTCCGGTGCGCTAGAGTCATCTGGATCGATCAACTGATCACACAGCACTATCTTATCCTTCACCAGATTGGGGTCGAGACTGCCATCAAGACAACGCTTTGAGCTGTTGCTGGCGGAGACATAGACGAGAGGGAATGGCCCTTGCAATTTTCCATCTCCTCCTTTGAAGGCGGAGGTGCCTCTGTATATCTCCTGGTTGCCCAACACCAGAGAAGCAGGGAAATCTCTGTCGATGCTGCTCGCACCCACGGTTGTAATCCATGGCTCTGTGTTGCTCAGAGTAGACGAAAGTGGTCCTCGATTGCCTGCCCCGGCAGAAACAAATACTCCCTTTTCTGTCGCTCCAAACGCTGCAATGGCTCTGATATTCATGTGGAATGGCACGTCTTCTGAGCTAATTGAGATAGAAAGGATGTCGACGCCATCAGCAATGGCGTGTTCCATGGCAGCAGCCACGTCGCTGTCGTCGCATCTGCCTTCAGGCGCCCAACATGCTTTGTAGATGGCCAGCCTGGCATGAGGAGCCATTCCTCTGGCCGTTCCACTGGCGAAACCGAGTAAACTGGCACCCGTTACCGCAGCTCCTGCGGCAGTTGAGGCTGTATGAGTGCCGTGGCCGTGGGCGTCTCTGGGAGACATGTATTCCAACGTTTCATTGATTTTAGAAACATTATTTTGGAAGCCTTTGTAGAAGTATCGAGCTCCAATGATTTTTCTATTGCAATGTGACGAATTGAAGGCCTGCCCGCTTTCACATGTGCCTTTCCATCTCGAGGGAACAGGTCCAAGCCCTGCATCATTGAAGCTTTTGCTTTCAGGCCATATGCCTGTGTCAATCACGCCCACGATGATATCTTCGCCACCAGTGGAGTATTGAGACCATAATCCAggagaagaagaggaggaggatgagagacCCAGAAACTCTGGCGTGTGTGTAGTG
This window of the Cryptomeria japonica unplaced genomic scaffold, Sugi_1.0 HiC_scaffold_658, whole genome shotgun sequence genome carries:
- the LOC131044418 gene encoding subtilisin-like protease SBT1.7, whose translation is MANSALAGFLILLLFFMCAMSLGKAEEEDIRKPYIIHMIKSMKPQHFYLHQHWYASMLSQVSESNANELLYTYDTLLHGFAARLSEAEADAMESMGGCLAVVPSSLNKVATTHTPEFLGLSSSSSSSPGLWSQYSTGGEDIIVGVIDTGIWPESKSFNDAGLGPVPSRWKGTCESGQAFNSSHCNRKIIGARYFYKGFQNNVSKINETLEYMSPRDAHGHGTHTASTAAGAAVTGASLLGFASGTARGMAPHARLAIYKACWAPEGRCDDSDVAAAMEHAIADGVDILSISISSEDVPFHMNIRAIAAFGATEKGVFVSAGAGNRGPLSSTLSNTEPWITTVGASSIDRDFPASLVLGNQEIYRGTSAFKGGDGKLQGPFPLVYVSASNSSKRCLDGSLDPNLVKDKIVLCDQLIDPDDSSAPEKANEVARAGGAGMIVANEELLGAQQQFSYTFKFPAISLSFKAGEKIKSYINSTSNTSTATAAMRLTGLTIVGNATAAPIVAAFSSRGPSEAYPSVLKPDMIAPGVNILAAYAGSVDYILDSGTSMACPHVSGIAALIKAIHPTWSPAAIKSALMTSSYIVDNRKQEIRDSVTMEAANPFAMGSGHVDPRSAMDPGLVYDMAPQDYIDFLCSLNYTKKQIALLTKRLISCPKSSFEAGDLNYPSFSVVFKPGNNSAQVSRRTVTNVGAVAKGNVVYRASVKSPPGVSITVEPQTFVFRNLYDKATYIVKFESNIRTPSPSEGDQNGFGEISWTCIEGGRQLVRSPIVLTWQASN